A genome region from Oceanidesulfovibrio indonesiensis includes the following:
- a CDS encoding phenylacetate--CoA ligase family protein, producing MIYDVDKETLPREDMEALQLRRLKDLCERVYSRVPFYKKKFDEAGITPADIRSLSDIKYLPFTEKQDLRNHYPYGLFAVPKENIVRLHASSGTTGRATVVGYTQRDLDNWADCMARSFMAAGATRKDIIHNAYGYGLFTGGLGAHYGAERLGATVVPVSGGATRRQISLLKDFGPTVICCTPSYMVFLHETAREMGIDFKELPLRIGVFGAEPWTDEMRRDIESKTGITAVNIYGLSEVMGPGVAMECHEAQCGMHIYEDHFLPEIINPSNGEQMAPGEDGELVFTTLTKEGIPLIRYRTRDLTNLDYTPCVCGRSTVRMGRIKGRSDDMLIIRGVNVFPSQIESLLLETAGLTPHYQIIVSRQGAMDTMEVQVEVDEKMFSDEIKYLQRREREIQNNIKEFLGVTASVKLVEPQSIERSVGKAKRVIDKRGE from the coding sequence ATGATCTACGACGTGGACAAGGAGACCCTCCCCCGCGAAGACATGGAGGCCTTGCAACTCCGCCGCCTCAAGGACCTGTGCGAACGCGTGTATTCGCGCGTGCCCTTCTACAAGAAAAAGTTCGACGAAGCCGGCATCACCCCGGCTGACATCCGTTCCCTGAGCGACATCAAGTACCTGCCCTTCACCGAAAAGCAGGATCTGCGCAACCACTACCCGTACGGCCTGTTCGCCGTGCCCAAGGAGAACATCGTGCGGCTGCACGCCTCCAGCGGCACCACCGGACGCGCCACCGTGGTGGGCTATACCCAGCGCGACCTGGACAACTGGGCCGACTGCATGGCCCGCTCCTTCATGGCGGCAGGCGCCACGCGCAAGGACATCATCCACAACGCCTACGGTTACGGCCTGTTCACGGGCGGCCTGGGCGCGCACTACGGCGCGGAGCGTCTGGGCGCCACCGTAGTGCCTGTATCCGGCGGCGCCACCCGGCGGCAGATATCCCTGCTCAAGGATTTCGGCCCCACGGTCATCTGCTGCACGCCGTCCTACATGGTCTTTCTGCACGAAACTGCGCGGGAGATGGGAATAGACTTCAAGGAGCTGCCTTTGCGCATCGGCGTCTTCGGGGCCGAGCCCTGGACCGACGAGATGCGCCGCGACATCGAATCCAAAACCGGCATCACTGCCGTGAACATCTACGGCCTCTCGGAGGTCATGGGACCCGGCGTAGCCATGGAATGCCACGAGGCGCAGTGCGGCATGCACATCTACGAGGACCACTTCCTGCCCGAGATCATCAACCCCTCCAACGGCGAGCAGATGGCTCCCGGCGAGGACGGCGAACTCGTCTTCACCACGCTCACCAAGGAAGGCATCCCGCTCATCCGCTATCGCACCCGCGATCTCACCAACCTGGACTACACACCGTGCGTCTGCGGCCGCTCCACCGTGCGCATGGGCCGCATCAAAGGCCGCTCGGACGACATGCTCATCATCCGCGGGGTCAACGTCTTCCCCTCGCAGATCGAAAGCCTGCTTCTGGAGACCGCCGGCCTCACCCCGCACTACCAGATCATCGTCAGCCGCCAGGGCGCTATGGACACCATGGAAGTGCAGGTGGAAGTGGACGAAAAGATGTTCTCGGACGAGATCAAGTATCTGCAGCGCCGCGAACGCGAGATACAGAACAACATCAAGGAGTTCCTCGGCGTAACGGCGTCCGTGAAGCTTGTGGAGCCGCAGTCCATCGAACGCAGCGTGGGCAAGGCCAAACGCGTCATCGACAAGCGCGGCGAGTAA
- a CDS encoding glycerophosphodiester phosphodiesterase family protein translates to MLDWLDGALFAHRGLHGPNKPENSIAAFGAAIDAGYGIELDLRLTADGRVAVFHDEALERMTGAAGIIEESDAAALQFLQLRGPGRHSIPFLNTVLAMVRGKAPLYLELKPSGRVGALEAAVAELLSRYNGPVLVASFQGLSVNWFAEHAPHLPRCLIIGPCPPGPIGEAQHRRERWHHKLSKPHAVSVHHECQPDAWVARLGLQDVSLITWTLKSPAALAAARTWADAYVFEGFMP, encoded by the coding sequence ATGCTCGACTGGTTGGATGGCGCGCTGTTCGCGCACCGAGGATTGCATGGGCCGAACAAGCCGGAGAACTCCATAGCCGCCTTCGGAGCGGCCATAGACGCCGGCTATGGTATAGAGCTCGACCTCAGACTCACGGCAGACGGCCGAGTGGCCGTGTTCCACGACGAGGCCCTGGAACGCATGACCGGCGCTGCCGGAATCATTGAAGAGTCCGACGCTGCCGCGCTTCAGTTCCTGCAGTTGCGCGGTCCGGGTCGGCACTCCATTCCGTTTCTGAATACCGTGCTCGCCATGGTGCGCGGCAAGGCGCCGCTGTATCTGGAGCTCAAGCCGTCCGGTCGGGTCGGCGCTTTGGAAGCCGCCGTGGCGGAACTGCTTTCGCGCTATAATGGGCCGGTCCTGGTCGCCTCGTTCCAGGGGTTGTCCGTCAACTGGTTTGCCGAGCACGCGCCGCACCTGCCTCGGTGTCTGATCATCGGGCCGTGTCCGCCGGGTCCAATAGGCGAAGCACAGCACCGCCGCGAGCGCTGGCACCACAAACTGTCCAAGCCGCACGCCGTGTCCGTGCATCACGAATGCCAGCCGGACGCCTGGGTCGCCAGGCTGGGGTTGCAGGACGTGTCGCTCATCACCTGGACGCTGAAAAGCCCTGCCGCCCTGGCCGCGGCGCGCACCTGGGCGGATGCGTATGTGTTCGAAGGCTTCATGCCGTAG
- a CDS encoding long-chain-fatty-acid--CoA ligase, whose protein sequence is MDNTNEHIRPWFDSYDPEVPTRLGFRPTPLYAYLDDAARKNPRHTALLFQNYRLSYGALLEKAERVAAGLVDAGLAPGDRVAVMLPNLPQTIIAFWGVLKAGGVLVMINPLAMEKELTHQIGYSGARFLITLQRLWERVAPLAEQLSLERTYLTTIADGLAFPKNWLYTLSRRREGFKPPAYDGSTLLPWKALVNTRRREAGRVGDPEESLACIQYTGGTTGLPKGAMLTHANLSYNVSQCVAVIHGLEPSNETFLGLLPYFHVYGLTVCIALPTAVSASMLPFPRFAPIDVLEAIRKHSPTVFPGAPAVYIALMRQKNLSEYDLSSLKYCISGSAPMPVEALKRFQDLTGAGILEGFGLTETSPVTHLNPLQGTRKIGSIGLPLPDTDCRIVHMETGEDLPPGEPGELLIKGPQVMRGYWNKPEETAEVLRDGWFATGDIATMDPDGYFRIVDRKKDMIITAGYNVYPREVEETLMEHPAVKEAAVVGRNHPTRGESVVAYVVPEGGADITASELIGWCRGKIAPYKVPREVVMREDLPKSVIGKLLRKELRTGS, encoded by the coding sequence ATGGACAACACTAACGAACACATACGGCCCTGGTTCGACAGCTACGACCCGGAGGTCCCGACGCGTCTCGGATTCAGGCCCACCCCTCTGTACGCGTATCTGGACGACGCCGCCAGAAAAAATCCGCGCCATACAGCCCTGCTCTTCCAGAACTACCGCCTCTCCTACGGCGCGCTTCTGGAAAAAGCCGAGCGCGTGGCCGCCGGACTCGTCGATGCGGGACTTGCTCCGGGCGACCGCGTCGCGGTGATGCTTCCGAATCTGCCCCAGACCATCATCGCCTTTTGGGGCGTGCTCAAGGCCGGCGGCGTGCTCGTCATGATCAATCCACTGGCCATGGAAAAGGAGCTGACCCATCAGATAGGATACTCCGGCGCGCGGTTCCTCATCACGCTCCAGCGGCTTTGGGAGCGCGTGGCCCCGCTGGCCGAACAGCTCAGCCTGGAACGCACCTACCTGACCACCATCGCCGACGGCCTCGCCTTTCCCAAAAACTGGCTCTACACCCTCTCGCGCCGGCGCGAAGGGTTCAAGCCGCCCGCCTACGACGGCTCCACGCTCCTTCCCTGGAAAGCGCTGGTGAATACGCGCCGCCGGGAGGCCGGACGGGTGGGTGATCCCGAAGAATCACTGGCCTGCATCCAGTACACAGGCGGCACCACCGGGCTGCCCAAGGGGGCCATGCTCACCCATGCAAATCTCTCATACAACGTCAGCCAGTGCGTGGCGGTTATTCACGGCCTGGAGCCGAGCAATGAAACGTTCCTGGGGCTGCTGCCGTATTTCCACGTGTACGGTCTCACAGTGTGCATCGCCCTGCCCACGGCGGTAAGCGCATCCATGCTGCCGTTCCCTCGCTTTGCGCCGATCGACGTCCTGGAGGCCATCCGCAAACACAGCCCCACGGTATTTCCTGGCGCGCCTGCCGTGTATATTGCGCTCATGCGCCAGAAAAATCTGTCGGAGTACGACCTGAGTTCGCTCAAATACTGCATCTCAGGATCGGCTCCCATGCCAGTGGAAGCGCTCAAGCGGTTCCAGGACCTCACCGGCGCCGGCATCCTGGAAGGCTTCGGCCTCACGGAGACCTCCCCGGTCACCCACCTGAACCCCTTGCAGGGAACGCGGAAGATTGGCTCCATCGGCCTGCCCCTGCCGGATACGGACTGCCGCATCGTGCATATGGAGACCGGGGAGGACCTGCCCCCGGGCGAGCCTGGCGAGCTGCTCATCAAAGGCCCGCAGGTGATGCGCGGCTACTGGAACAAACCTGAGGAAACGGCCGAGGTGCTGCGCGACGGCTGGTTCGCCACCGGCGACATCGCCACCATGGACCCGGACGGCTATTTCCGCATCGTAGACCGCAAGAAAGACATGATCATCACGGCGGGGTACAACGTCTACCCCCGCGAGGTGGAGGAAACGCTCATGGAGCATCCGGCCGTGAAGGAAGCGGCCGTGGTGGGCAGGAACCATCCCACACGCGGCGAGTCGGTGGTGGCATACGTCGTGCCGGAAGGCGGAGCGGACATCACCGCGTCGGAACTCATCGGCTGGTGTCGTGGCAAGATCGCCCCGTACAAGGTGCCGCGCGAGGTGGTCATGCGGGAGGATCTGCCGAAATCGGTAATCGGCAAACTGCTCCGAAAGGAGTTGCGTACGGGGTCGTAG
- a CDS encoding cation:proton antiporter family protein — protein MLVILISFAFGFGWILARIGLPPMVGFLVAGFAYNFAGLTPPDGLDLVADLGITLLLFSIGLKLDVRSLLKAEVWASATMQMLATTVFMCGVLFLGQRLFTSELLAMSWSTLLILAFALSFSSTVFAVKVLEDKGDLFALYGKIAIGILIMQDLFAVLFLSASGGKIPSIWALCLLGLPLMRPILFRLLDLAGRGELFVLCGLFIALGVGAELFSLVGLKPDLGALIIGGLLATYPRASELSRALFSFKELMLVGFFLSIGMTGLPTWEMLIAAALLCLILPFKTGIYHAVVSLFGLRARTSLFASLALTNYSEFGLIVAAIAVGQGVLSPEWLMITAMTVSLSFAISAPLSANAEFLYRKMHGWLCRFERDSCHPLEEPIDLSSMRVVIMGLGRIGTGAYDELREVYGNAICGVEHAPDRVDHNREQGRNVILADACDTEFWLKLRTDEQLELVILAMPKHHGNMYAAQQIRNLGIQCQVAAIAQYPEEVEELEAIGVCTAFNLYEQAGSGLARTALEGCRLKETG, from the coding sequence ATGCTCGTCATTCTTATCAGCTTCGCTTTTGGATTTGGATGGATTCTGGCCCGCATCGGCCTGCCGCCCATGGTCGGCTTTCTCGTCGCTGGTTTTGCCTATAATTTCGCTGGACTGACGCCGCCTGACGGATTGGATCTCGTCGCAGATCTCGGCATCACCCTGCTTCTGTTCTCCATCGGCCTCAAGCTGGACGTGCGCAGCCTCCTGAAAGCTGAAGTCTGGGCCAGCGCGACCATGCAAATGCTGGCGACCACGGTGTTCATGTGCGGCGTATTGTTCCTGGGGCAACGGCTCTTCACTTCGGAGCTCTTGGCCATGTCCTGGTCGACCCTATTGATCCTTGCCTTTGCGCTATCTTTTTCCAGCACCGTTTTTGCGGTCAAAGTTCTGGAGGACAAGGGCGACCTCTTCGCATTGTACGGCAAGATCGCTATCGGCATCCTGATCATGCAGGACCTGTTCGCGGTCCTGTTCCTCAGCGCATCGGGGGGCAAGATCCCGAGCATCTGGGCGTTGTGCCTTCTGGGGTTGCCGCTGATGCGCCCCATCCTTTTCCGATTGCTGGACCTCGCCGGCCGCGGGGAGCTGTTCGTGCTCTGCGGGCTGTTCATCGCCCTCGGCGTTGGCGCGGAGTTGTTCTCCCTGGTGGGGTTGAAGCCCGACCTTGGCGCACTGATTATTGGCGGACTGCTCGCGACATATCCGCGGGCTTCGGAACTTTCCCGCGCTTTGTTCAGCTTCAAGGAGCTCATGCTGGTCGGATTTTTCCTGTCCATAGGCATGACCGGGCTGCCGACATGGGAAATGCTCATCGCCGCGGCGCTGCTGTGCCTCATTTTGCCGTTCAAGACCGGCATATACCACGCCGTCGTGAGCCTTTTCGGGTTGCGTGCGCGCACCAGCCTGTTCGCATCCCTGGCGCTGACGAACTATTCGGAATTCGGGTTGATCGTGGCCGCAATCGCTGTGGGACAAGGGGTGCTTTCCCCCGAGTGGTTGATGATCACGGCCATGACCGTGAGCCTGAGCTTTGCGATATCCGCGCCGCTGAGCGCCAACGCCGAGTTCCTGTACAGAAAAATGCACGGCTGGCTGTGCCGCTTCGAGCGAGATTCCTGCCATCCGCTCGAAGAGCCCATAGATCTGAGCTCCATGCGGGTGGTGATCATGGGCTTGGGTCGGATAGGGACCGGTGCGTACGACGAACTGCGGGAAGTCTATGGCAATGCGATATGCGGGGTCGAACATGCGCCGGACCGGGTGGACCACAATCGGGAGCAAGGCCGGAACGTGATCCTTGCCGACGCCTGCGACACGGAGTTCTGGCTCAAACTGCGCACAGACGAACAACTGGAACTGGTGATTCTGGCAATGCCGAAGCATCATGGCAACATGTATGCCGCGCAGCAGATCCGCAATCTGGGAATCCAATGCCAGGTCGCCGCTATTGCGCAGTATCCCGAAGAGGTCGAAGAACTCGAAGCCATCGGAGTCTGCACCGCATTCAACCTCTACGAACAGGCTGGATCGGGCCTGGCGCGAACCGCGCTGGAAGGATGCAGGCTGAAGGAAACCGGGTAG
- a CDS encoding ABC transporter ATP-binding protein, with product MSIIEARGVTKVYRRGGFFSRAEDVPVLHGVDLRIEHGECVGLVGRSGSGKSTLGRILLGLESPTRGEVRILGRSTTNGNGRLNVDHEQRRAVQVVFQDALGSVNSRLTARNIVAEPLRNFEKLRGRALDDRVAELLEHVGLCPDDAAKHPPRFSGGQLQRISIARALAARPRCIILDEAVSSLDMLVQAKILDLLDDLRRKEGVAYLFVTHDLRLVQRFCDRAAAVEEGRLVDFDHTNFRAAVMPGSLGDLAAAMLPATPPEAAGNPVERAVAETI from the coding sequence ATGTCGATCATCGAGGCGCGCGGCGTGACCAAGGTGTACCGAAGGGGCGGTTTCTTCAGCCGTGCCGAAGACGTGCCGGTCCTTCACGGCGTGGACCTGCGCATCGAACACGGGGAATGCGTGGGGCTGGTGGGCCGCAGCGGTTCGGGCAAGTCCACTCTGGGGCGGATTCTGCTCGGCCTGGAGTCGCCTACTCGTGGGGAGGTCCGCATTCTTGGGCGCTCCACCACTAATGGCAACGGCCGGCTCAATGTGGACCATGAACAACGCCGCGCCGTGCAGGTGGTGTTTCAGGACGCCCTGGGTTCTGTGAACTCCAGGCTAACAGCGCGGAACATCGTCGCGGAGCCGCTTCGCAACTTCGAGAAGCTGCGCGGCCGTGCTCTGGATGATCGCGTAGCCGAGCTTCTCGAACATGTCGGACTGTGCCCTGACGATGCTGCCAAGCACCCGCCCCGTTTCAGCGGCGGGCAACTCCAGCGCATCTCCATCGCCCGGGCCCTGGCGGCTCGGCCTCGCTGCATCATTCTGGACGAAGCCGTGTCCAGTCTGGATATGCTCGTGCAGGCGAAGATTCTCGACCTGCTTGACGACCTGCGCAGAAAGGAAGGCGTGGCCTATCTTTTCGTGACGCACGATCTTCGGCTGGTGCAGCGGTTCTGCGACCGCGCCGCGGCCGTGGAGGAGGGGCGGCTCGTCGATTTCGACCATACGAACTTTCGCGCAGCGGTCATGCCCGGCTCTTTGGGCGACCTCGCCGCGGCCATGCTGCCGGCAACGCCGCCGGAAGCTGCCGGGAATCCAGTCGAAAGGGCGGTCGCAGAGACCATCTGA
- a CDS encoding ABC transporter ATP-binding protein, with product MSEIIEHGGRVYLDVQDLAVFAGSKKLVRGISFHADTGQVTGLVGESGSGKSLTCQTIMGLVPKGLSASGSVRLGGEAMPVCAGNTVKTRQARGKRMAIIMQNPMSCFDPVFTIRAHFKETLSAHGAPASENGPERWRKSLAEVGFPEPDSILKLYPFQMSGGMLQRVMIALALLLDVDFLLADEATTDLDAVSQARVLDLIDTLVRDRGLGVLLVTHDLSVIARLADKVLVMHDGSIVERGSVRSIFHAPRHEYTASLLEAHYRLYGMTSHRAARDVRADEGACMN from the coding sequence ATGTCCGAAATAATCGAGCACGGCGGCAGGGTATATCTGGACGTGCAGGACCTTGCAGTATTCGCGGGCAGCAAAAAGTTGGTGCGCGGGATCAGCTTTCACGCGGATACCGGACAGGTGACAGGGCTGGTGGGAGAAAGCGGAAGCGGCAAGTCCTTGACCTGCCAGACGATCATGGGGCTGGTGCCCAAGGGGCTCAGCGCCTCGGGCAGCGTCCGCCTTGGCGGCGAGGCCATGCCGGTATGCGCCGGAAATACGGTAAAGACGCGTCAGGCCCGGGGCAAACGGATGGCCATAATCATGCAGAACCCCATGAGTTGTTTCGACCCGGTGTTCACCATTCGGGCGCATTTCAAGGAGACGCTTTCGGCGCACGGAGCGCCGGCCTCCGAGAACGGGCCGGAGCGTTGGCGCAAATCCCTGGCCGAGGTGGGGTTTCCCGAGCCGGACTCCATCCTGAAACTCTATCCGTTCCAGATGAGCGGGGGCATGCTCCAGCGGGTGATGATCGCGCTGGCACTGCTGTTGGACGTGGATTTCCTGCTGGCCGACGAGGCCACCACGGACCTGGACGCCGTTTCCCAGGCCCGGGTGCTCGACCTCATCGACACGCTGGTGCGCGACCGCGGCCTTGGCGTCCTGCTGGTGACCCACGATCTATCCGTCATCGCCCGGCTGGCAGACAAGGTGCTCGTAATGCATGACGGCTCCATTGTGGAGCGGGGCAGTGTCCGTTCGATCTTCCATGCGCCTCGTCACGAATACACGGCTTCGCTTCTGGAGGCGCATTACCGACTTTACGGGATGACTTCGCATCGCGCTGCTCGCGATGTCCGGGCGGACGAAGGCGCGTGCATGAATTGA
- the nikC gene encoding nickel ABC transporter permease subunit NikC: protein MIPAGMKRYVRRGLVGFALALVVLLVSSAAFAPVLSPYDPTEVNLVNKFAEPGPEHILGCDHLGRDVATRLLYGARTSLGSVVIIAGIILLLGFAVGATAGYMGGAVDSTLMRICDVFLTFPTFILAMFMIGVLGTGIVNVILAVSLTHWAWYARIIRSFVLSLKNREYVLAARVAGTGRFMTVARHVLPPVFAQLAILATLDIGHMMMHVSGLSFLGLGVTPPTAEWGVMIADARQFVWTHPELIMYPGLAIFLTVMAFNILGDALRDALDPHAADYHVTDHAVSDPAPAHDRLAEAH from the coding sequence ATGATACCCGCCGGCATGAAGCGGTATGTGCGTCGGGGGCTCGTGGGGTTTGCGCTGGCCCTGGTCGTGCTGCTTGTCTCCAGCGCGGCGTTCGCTCCAGTGCTCTCGCCGTACGACCCCACCGAGGTCAACCTCGTAAACAAGTTCGCCGAACCCGGCCCCGAGCACATTTTGGGATGCGACCATCTGGGGAGGGACGTGGCGACGCGTCTGCTGTACGGCGCGCGGACATCGCTCGGCTCGGTGGTCATCATCGCCGGGATCATCCTGCTGCTCGGATTCGCCGTGGGCGCTACGGCCGGGTACATGGGCGGCGCCGTGGATTCGACTTTGATGCGCATTTGCGACGTCTTTCTTACCTTTCCAACGTTCATTCTGGCCATGTTCATGATCGGCGTGCTCGGCACGGGCATCGTCAACGTGATTCTGGCCGTGTCATTGACCCATTGGGCCTGGTACGCGCGCATTATCCGCAGTTTCGTGCTTTCGCTGAAGAATAGAGAATACGTGCTTGCCGCGCGGGTTGCAGGCACGGGACGGTTCATGACGGTGGCCCGGCACGTGTTGCCGCCGGTGTTCGCGCAGCTGGCCATTCTGGCCACGCTGGACATCGGCCACATGATGATGCACGTCTCCGGCCTTTCCTTCCTGGGCCTCGGCGTGACGCCGCCGACGGCCGAATGGGGCGTGATGATTGCAGACGCCCGCCAGTTCGTCTGGACCCATCCGGAACTGATCATGTATCCGGGCCTGGCCATTTTCCTCACGGTCATGGCCTTCAACATCCTTGGCGACGCCTTGCGCGATGCACTCGATCCGCACGCCGCCGACTACCACGTGACGGACCACGCCGTATCCGACCCGGCGCCGGCGCACGATCGACTCGCGGAGGCGCACTGA
- the nikB gene encoding nickel ABC transporter permease subunit NikB, whose translation MFRYILKRMALLPPILLAVSLVVFGILRLGQGDPAMAYLRLSNIPPTDQALAVAREELGLDKPFAVQYVRWLGDAVQGDFGRSYVTKNPVLDEIFYYLPNTLTLAAASLVLTLLISAPLGMVSALKKDKLPDHLTRGLSFFGVSMPNFWLGFILAWLFAVKLGWLPPMGKGGLGHMVLPVVTMSLMSLCINTRLIRANMLDNMHSRYVLYARARGLPESVVVGRHVMANSLIPVITAIGMHVGELFGGAVIAETIFAWPGVGRYAVSAIYNRDYPVMQCFILIMTTIFVTMNLVVDICYAWLDPRIRFEGDSR comes from the coding sequence GTGTTCCGTTATATCCTCAAAAGGATGGCGCTTCTGCCGCCGATACTCCTGGCCGTGTCGCTCGTCGTGTTCGGCATTCTGCGGCTCGGTCAGGGGGATCCGGCAATGGCGTATCTGCGGCTGTCCAACATACCGCCAACGGACCAGGCGCTTGCCGTGGCGCGCGAGGAACTCGGCCTGGACAAGCCCTTTGCCGTGCAATACGTGCGCTGGCTCGGGGATGCGGTTCAGGGTGACTTCGGCCGCTCGTACGTGACCAAGAATCCGGTACTCGATGAGATATTCTACTATCTTCCCAATACGTTGACACTTGCAGCGGCGTCGCTGGTCCTCACCTTGCTGATAAGCGCGCCACTCGGCATGGTTTCGGCATTGAAGAAGGACAAACTGCCGGATCATCTGACGCGCGGGCTCAGCTTTTTCGGGGTGTCCATGCCCAACTTCTGGCTGGGCTTTATCCTGGCCTGGCTGTTCGCGGTCAAGCTGGGCTGGCTGCCTCCAATGGGCAAGGGCGGTCTGGGCCACATGGTGCTGCCTGTGGTGACCATGTCGCTCATGTCCCTGTGCATCAACACGCGGCTCATCCGCGCAAATATGCTGGACAACATGCACTCGCGCTATGTGCTCTACGCCAGGGCGCGGGGATTGCCCGAATCCGTAGTCGTCGGCCGGCACGTCATGGCCAATTCCCTTATTCCGGTGATCACGGCCATAGGCATGCACGTGGGCGAGCTTTTCGGCGGCGCGGTCATCGCGGAAACCATCTTCGCCTGGCCCGGTGTGGGGCGTTACGCCGTCTCCGCCATCTACAACAGGGACTATCCCGTCATGCAGTGCTTCATCCTGATCATGACCACGATCTTCGTGACCATGAACCTCGTGGTGGACATCTGTTACGCGTGGCTCGACCCGCGTATTCGCTTCGAAGGAGACTCGCGATGA
- the nikA gene encoding nickel ABC transporter substrate-binding protein produces the protein MRMLILSSWLLTAFLIFSPLMAHHAVASPPEGEGVLVYSWNSNVGPLNPHLYSPSQMFAQAMVYEPLVSYQADGTVAPWLATSWEVSEDGREYIFTLREGVTFSDGEPFDAAAVKKNFDAMFLNHERHHWLELMNQLHEVEEAGGEAVTVIDEHTVKLTLKDPYYPILQELALIRPVRFLSPAAFPESGDTSEGIKAPIGTGPWKVVEMVKGEYDVFERNEAYWGGSPAMKHLVVKVIPDSNARAVAFDTGEIDLIYGSGGHGGGQLGLDTFQRYQQMGAVKTAVSPPFATRAMALNTNCFPTNELAVRRAILHAVNKQAMVEHIFLGVEPQADTLFAPSMPYCDLGLTPFEYDADASAKLLDEAGWTLEQGAEYRTKDGKTLALDLCFVGNDALQKSVAEVIQGDLRKIGVQANLVGEEMDSFLSRQKSGEFGIIFGDTFGPPYDPHSFCSSMRVPSHADYQAQLGLPMKEELDEKIGQVLVTVDEKERQDIYEHILTTLHEQAVYLPLTYMTSIMVHRPELEGASFGPTKQEIPFETMEKK, from the coding sequence ATGCGCATGCTCATCCTTTCGTCATGGCTTCTTACTGCCTTTCTAATCTTCTCTCCCCTAATGGCGCATCACGCGGTAGCCTCGCCACCCGAAGGCGAAGGCGTCCTCGTTTATTCTTGGAACTCCAATGTGGGGCCGCTCAATCCCCATCTCTATTCGCCCAGCCAGATGTTCGCCCAGGCCATGGTTTACGAACCGTTGGTGAGCTACCAAGCGGATGGCACCGTAGCGCCCTGGCTGGCTACCTCATGGGAAGTCAGTGAGGATGGACGCGAGTACATTTTCACGCTCCGCGAAGGCGTGACCTTTTCCGACGGCGAGCCTTTTGACGCTGCGGCGGTCAAGAAGAACTTCGACGCCATGTTCCTGAACCATGAACGCCACCATTGGCTCGAACTGATGAATCAGCTTCACGAGGTGGAGGAGGCCGGCGGCGAAGCAGTCACAGTCATCGACGAGCACACCGTGAAGTTGACCCTGAAAGATCCGTATTACCCCATCCTCCAGGAACTCGCGCTGATACGGCCGGTTCGCTTCCTCTCTCCCGCGGCATTCCCGGAGAGCGGCGACACGTCAGAGGGCATCAAGGCGCCCATCGGTACGGGGCCATGGAAAGTCGTGGAGATGGTCAAGGGCGAATACGACGTGTTCGAGCGCAACGAGGCTTACTGGGGTGGTTCACCGGCCATGAAACATCTCGTCGTGAAGGTGATTCCGGATTCCAACGCTCGCGCCGTGGCCTTCGATACCGGCGAGATCGATCTGATATACGGCTCCGGGGGGCACGGCGGCGGTCAGCTCGGCCTGGATACTTTCCAGCGCTACCAGCAAATGGGTGCGGTAAAGACAGCCGTCTCGCCGCCGTTTGCTACCAGGGCCATGGCTCTGAACACGAACTGTTTCCCCACCAACGAGCTCGCCGTACGCAGGGCCATACTCCACGCGGTGAACAAGCAAGCCATGGTGGAGCACATCTTCCTGGGAGTGGAGCCGCAGGCGGACACGCTGTTCGCGCCGTCCATGCCGTATTGCGACCTGGGCCTCACGCCATTCGAGTATGACGCGGATGCGTCCGCGAAGCTTCTGGATGAAGCCGGTTGGACCCTGGAGCAAGGGGCCGAGTACCGCACAAAGGATGGCAAGACGCTGGCTCTGGACCTCTGTTTTGTGGGCAACGACGCCTTGCAGAAATCCGTGGCCGAGGTCATCCAGGGCGACCTGAGAAAAATCGGCGTGCAGGCAAACCTGGTGGGCGAGGAGATGGACTCCTTCCTCTCGCGGCAAAAAAGCGGCGAGTTCGGGATAATTTTCGGCGACACCTTTGGGCCGCCCTACGACCCGCATTCCTTCTGCAGCTCCATGCGCGTGCCCTCCCATGCGGACTATCAGGCCCAACTCGGCCTGCCCATGAAAGAGGAGCTCGACGAGAAGATCGGCCAGGTGCTCGTGACCGTGGACGAGAAGGAACGCCAGGACATCTATGAGCACATCCTGACCACGCTGCACGAGCAGGCCGTGTACCTCCCGCTCACCTACATGACTTCGATCATGGTGCATCGTCCGGAGCTTGAAGGCGCGTCGTTCGGTCCTACCAAGCAAGAGATTCCGTTCGAAACCATGGAAAAGAAATAA